The following coding sequences lie in one Mycobacterium sp. Z3061 genomic window:
- the fadD1 gene encoding fatty-acid--CoA ligase FadD1, producing the protein MPFETIQQLLRARLDDDGVAIAYGERRWTWREHLAEASAEASSLLGLMAADRPLHVGALLGNSPAMLRSMAAAALGGYVLCGINTTRRGEGLATDVRRADCQIMLVDSEHRGLLDGLDLAGVTVLDVDGAEYRDSVTAAKPLVPVERVGADPVVIIFTSGTSGDPKAVRFAHAMGVLCGASLVERFGLSSEDVCYLSMPLFHSNGVAAGWTVAISCGATMVPAKFSPTRFLADIRRYGVTYMNYVGKPLALVLATPELPDDADNPLRAAFGNEATEHDLDRFARRFGCRVVDSFGSSEFAVVVMREDGTPAGSIGKGYPGVSVYHSDTVTECAPAVFDEHGALLNFDDAVGELVNTFGAGGFTGYYNDADATDERMRHGMYWSGDLAYRDADGWIYLAGRTADWMRVDGENLAAGPVERVLQRLPEINHVAVYAVPDDSVGDQVMAAIVLNHGATLTPGQFGDFLAAQPDLSPKAWPRYVRIAATLPRTATNKVLKRELISEGPSAGDGVLWKREARGRDFRMV; encoded by the coding sequence ATGCCTTTCGAGACCATCCAACAGTTGTTGCGTGCTCGTCTGGACGACGACGGCGTCGCGATCGCATACGGTGAGCGGAGATGGACCTGGCGCGAGCACCTCGCCGAGGCATCCGCGGAAGCCTCCTCGCTGCTCGGCCTGATGGCAGCTGACCGGCCGCTGCACGTCGGCGCACTGCTCGGCAACTCCCCGGCCATGCTGCGCTCGATGGCGGCCGCGGCACTGGGCGGATATGTGTTGTGCGGCATCAACACCACCCGGCGTGGGGAGGGGTTGGCCACCGACGTCCGCAGGGCCGACTGCCAGATCATGTTGGTCGACTCCGAGCACCGTGGCCTGCTTGATGGTCTGGATCTGGCGGGGGTGACCGTCCTCGATGTCGACGGTGCCGAATACCGGGACTCGGTCACTGCCGCGAAACCGCTGGTGCCCGTCGAGCGCGTCGGTGCCGACCCGGTGGTGATCATCTTCACCTCCGGCACCAGCGGTGACCCGAAGGCGGTCCGGTTCGCGCACGCGATGGGGGTCTTGTGCGGTGCGAGCCTGGTCGAGCGATTCGGACTGTCGTCCGAGGACGTGTGTTATCTGTCGATGCCGTTGTTTCACTCCAACGGAGTAGCGGCGGGCTGGACGGTGGCGATCTCCTGTGGCGCGACCATGGTGCCGGCCAAGTTCTCGCCAACAAGGTTCCTGGCGGACATCCGCCGTTACGGAGTGACGTACATGAACTACGTCGGCAAGCCGTTGGCCCTGGTGCTCGCCACCCCTGAGTTGCCCGATGACGCCGACAACCCCCTGCGTGCGGCATTCGGCAACGAAGCCACCGAACACGATCTCGACCGGTTCGCGCGCCGCTTCGGCTGCCGGGTAGTGGACAGCTTCGGCTCCAGCGAATTCGCCGTCGTCGTGATGCGTGAGGACGGCACGCCGGCGGGATCCATCGGCAAGGGGTATCCCGGCGTCAGCGTCTACCACTCGGACACCGTAACTGAATGTGCGCCAGCAGTTTTCGACGAACACGGCGCGCTGCTCAACTTCGACGACGCCGTCGGTGAACTGGTGAACACCTTCGGTGCCGGCGGATTCACCGGCTACTACAACGACGCCGATGCCACCGACGAGCGGATGCGCCACGGCATGTACTGGTCAGGCGACCTCGCCTACCGGGATGCCGATGGCTGGATCTACCTGGCCGGGCGCACCGCGGACTGGATGCGTGTCGACGGGGAGAATCTGGCGGCGGGACCCGTCGAGCGGGTGCTGCAGCGGTTGCCGGAGATCAACCACGTCGCCGTGTACGCGGTGCCCGACGACAGCGTCGGTGACCAGGTGATGGCGGCGATCGTGCTGAACCACGGCGCGACGTTGACGCCCGGGCAGTTCGGCGATTTCCTCGCTGCGCAGCCCGACCTGTCGCCCAAGGCCTGGCCCCGGTATGTGCGGATCGCCGCCACGCTCCCGCGCACCGCCACCAACAAGGTCCTCAAACGCGAACTCATCAGCGAGGGTCCGAGTGCGGGGGACGGCGTGCTGTGGAAGCGGGAGGCCAGGGGGCGGGATTTCCGCATGGTTTAA
- a CDS encoding acyl-CoA dehydrogenase family protein: protein MRLLPDQDEHDLAAMCRGLLAAHGPYDRNVPPPLWKVLAEAGLLGLAIDEESGGSGGTLSDLGIFCIEAGRALCPNIVHGTLQAALAVDWLGGPAARDAWLPGLTSGTSSATTALWNPRDASVPGSPVRGIADGNGRWRLSGVADFVADADLADLIVVAARTDSATGVFVIDLVANGVAVETLPMMGGYRSCTVTFDEVLVEDDVHILGAGVCPGELRRVANAAVALLCLDLVGVGEAVMQRTVDHTTMREQFGRPIASFQAAQHLVADMRIALSAARLAAQSAVFRIGRGHTATRETAIAKMHATAVKQVTLDAHQLHGGMGYVVDTDLHLFSERARVLSTWGGGADVAAKWLEDEMDWEGGNGQPD, encoded by the coding sequence ATGCGACTACTTCCCGATCAGGATGAGCACGATCTGGCCGCCATGTGTCGCGGCCTGTTGGCCGCGCACGGTCCCTACGACCGCAACGTCCCGCCGCCCCTGTGGAAAGTGCTTGCCGAAGCCGGCCTGCTCGGCCTGGCGATCGACGAGGAATCGGGTGGCTCGGGCGGCACGTTGAGCGATCTCGGTATCTTCTGCATCGAGGCAGGACGGGCGTTGTGCCCCAACATCGTTCACGGCACGCTGCAGGCGGCGCTGGCCGTCGACTGGCTGGGTGGGCCGGCCGCACGAGACGCCTGGTTGCCCGGACTGACCTCCGGAACGTCCAGCGCCACGACGGCACTGTGGAACCCACGCGATGCGTCCGTGCCGGGTTCGCCGGTTCGCGGCATCGCCGACGGGAACGGACGGTGGCGGCTGTCCGGGGTGGCCGACTTCGTCGCCGACGCCGACCTGGCCGATCTGATCGTGGTAGCCGCGCGAACCGATTCCGCCACTGGCGTTTTCGTCATCGATCTGGTGGCTAACGGGGTCGCCGTGGAAACGCTGCCGATGATGGGTGGGTACCGCAGTTGCACCGTCACGTTCGATGAGGTGCTCGTCGAGGACGATGTTCACATTCTGGGCGCCGGTGTCTGCCCGGGTGAGTTGCGCCGCGTGGCCAATGCCGCGGTGGCGTTGCTGTGTCTGGACCTGGTCGGGGTGGGTGAGGCGGTAATGCAGCGCACCGTCGACCACACCACGATGCGTGAGCAGTTCGGCCGGCCGATCGCGTCCTTCCAGGCGGCCCAGCACCTGGTGGCCGACATGCGTATCGCGCTCTCGGCCGCCCGGCTGGCCGCGCAATCGGCGGTGTTCCGCATCGGCCGCGGTCACACCGCAACCCGGGAGACGGCTATCGCCAAGATGCATGCCACCGCGGTCAAGCAGGTCACGCTTGACGCCCATCAGCTGCATGGCGGCATGGGATATGTCGTCGACACCGACCTGCACCTGTTCTCCGAGCGCGCCCGGGTGCTGTCGACCTGGGGCGGCGGCGCCGATGTGGCGGCGAAATGGCTTGAGGATGAAATGGATTGGGAGGGGGGCAATGGACAGCCTGATTGA
- a CDS encoding thiolase family protein: protein MTGLRGEAAIIGIAELPAEKRQAGPPSFTLDQYARLARLVIEDAGVKPDVVKGLSCHGIAESDMFAPATLSEYLGIPLDFGDRVDLGGATAAGMVWRAAAAVELGVCDAVLAVVPGSQAIPRSESRPARTPGWYGASSNIYGSPQAEFEIPYGNVGQNAPYAQIAQRYAAEYGYQPEALAKVAVDQRTNACAHPPAVFHGKPISVADVLNSPVIADPIHMLETVMRVQGGAGVLIANADIARSSRHRPVWIKGFGEHIRFKTPTYADDLLRTPIARAAEKAFAMAGLGREDVDVASIYDCYTITVLMTLEDAGFCEKGEGMEWLTRHDLTFRGDFPLNTAGGQLSYGQAGMAGGMHHVVDGARQVMGRAAAAQVRECDTAFVTGNGGIMSEQVALVLGGD, encoded by the coding sequence GTGACCGGCCTGCGCGGCGAGGCCGCCATCATCGGAATCGCCGAACTGCCGGCCGAGAAGCGACAGGCCGGGCCGCCGTCGTTCACCCTCGACCAATACGCGCGACTGGCCAGGCTGGTGATCGAGGACGCCGGAGTGAAACCCGATGTGGTGAAAGGCTTGTCGTGCCACGGCATCGCCGAGTCGGACATGTTCGCGCCGGCGACGCTGTCGGAATACCTCGGCATCCCACTGGATTTCGGTGACCGCGTCGACCTGGGCGGTGCGACCGCCGCGGGTATGGTGTGGCGGGCCGCCGCCGCGGTCGAATTGGGCGTCTGCGACGCGGTACTGGCGGTGGTGCCGGGATCGCAGGCGATCCCGCGCTCCGAAAGCCGGCCCGCTCGCACGCCGGGCTGGTACGGGGCGTCGAGCAACATCTACGGTTCGCCGCAGGCCGAATTCGAGATCCCGTACGGCAACGTCGGCCAGAACGCACCGTACGCGCAGATCGCGCAACGCTACGCGGCCGAATACGGTTACCAGCCAGAAGCTCTGGCCAAAGTCGCGGTGGATCAGCGGACCAACGCCTGCGCCCACCCCCCGGCGGTGTTTCACGGCAAGCCGATCTCCGTCGCCGACGTGCTGAACAGTCCGGTGATCGCCGACCCCATCCACATGCTCGAGACGGTGATGCGGGTTCAGGGCGGCGCCGGGGTCCTCATCGCCAACGCCGACATCGCGCGGAGTTCCCGCCACCGGCCGGTCTGGATCAAGGGATTCGGCGAGCACATCCGGTTCAAAACGCCCACCTACGCCGACGACCTGTTGCGTACCCCGATAGCCCGGGCGGCCGAGAAGGCCTTTGCGATGGCAGGTCTGGGCCGCGAGGACGTCGATGTCGCATCGATATACGACTGCTACACCATCACCGTGCTGATGACGTTGGAAGATGCCGGATTCTGTGAAAAGGGCGAGGGCATGGAGTGGTTGACCCGGCACGACCTCACCTTCCGTGGCGACTTCCCGCTCAACACTGCCGGCGGTCAACTCTCCTACGGGCAGGCGGGGATGGCCGGTGGAATGCACCACGTGGTCGACGGGGCGCGCCAGGTGATGGGCCGGGCCGCGGCCGCGCAGGTGCGCGAGTGTGACACGGCGTTCGTGACCGGCAACGGCGGCATCATGAGCGAACAGGTTGCGCTGGTGCTGGGGGGCGACTGA
- a CDS encoding Zn-ribbon domain-containing OB-fold protein: MTEPRPLPEPTPVSQPFWDALRQHRIRIQYSPSSGRYVFYPRTLAPGTLADDLEWRDIDGAGTLYTYTVARRPTGPPWAEEVPQLLAVVQWDAGPRVSTELIDVEPEQIHIGMRVSPVFHDVPDQQVTLLYYTKEADC; the protein is encoded by the coding sequence ATGACCGAGCCCCGCCCGCTGCCCGAACCGACACCGGTGTCGCAACCGTTCTGGGATGCGTTGCGGCAACACCGCATCCGCATCCAGTACTCGCCGTCGTCCGGCAGGTACGTCTTCTACCCGCGCACCCTGGCGCCCGGGACCCTCGCCGACGACCTGGAGTGGCGCGACATCGACGGCGCCGGGACCCTGTACACCTACACCGTTGCGCGCCGACCGACCGGACCGCCCTGGGCCGAAGAGGTGCCACAGCTGCTCGCGGTCGTGCAGTGGGATGCCGGGCCGCGGGTCAGCACAGAGCTCATCGATGTAGAACCCGAGCAGATCCACATCGGAATGCGGGTGTCGCCGGTGTTCCACGATGTTCCCGATCAGCAGGTGACCTTGTTGTATTACACCAAAGAGGCTGACTGCTAA
- a CDS encoding acyl-CoA dehydrogenase family protein: MEFELDDEQRAWLAEVRQFLRDNVTPALRAEMAEHDLEFQGGELTAFRRKIGERGWFGLNWPGEYGGLGLTAMHQHLLMSEFEYWGVPGPDLTVTSVAPMIMRHGTEQNRAEFLPPIARGEIVCAVGYSEPSAGTDLASLRTRAVRDGDEWVINGSKIWNSGAQRCTHEWLCVRTDPDAKKHRGISVIMVPVDTPGVEVRPLYAWSGYRTNETFFRDVRVPAGNLIGEVNKGWTYITGALDLERGALTNAGDLRRALDELVSLAGRPLRDGSVPVHQPAFRRRLAQAEADVEAAKLMGYEAASLLDSGRIPSIEVSVEKIFTSELRQRIADLALDLLGPDGLLAHRSAAAPLGGFFERLYRVSPLMRFGGGANEVLRDVIAQRGYGMPSYGR, from the coding sequence GTGGAGTTCGAGCTCGACGACGAGCAGCGGGCGTGGCTGGCGGAGGTGCGGCAGTTCCTCCGGGACAACGTCACCCCCGCGCTGCGTGCCGAGATGGCCGAGCATGACCTCGAGTTCCAGGGCGGCGAGCTGACCGCGTTCCGCCGCAAGATCGGCGAACGCGGCTGGTTCGGGCTGAACTGGCCAGGCGAATACGGCGGGCTCGGGCTGACCGCGATGCACCAGCACCTGTTGATGAGTGAATTCGAGTACTGGGGCGTGCCCGGCCCGGACCTCACGGTCACGTCGGTGGCGCCGATGATCATGCGGCACGGCACCGAACAGAACAGGGCGGAGTTCCTCCCGCCCATCGCCAGGGGGGAAATCGTCTGTGCTGTCGGATATTCCGAGCCCAGTGCCGGGACGGATCTGGCCAGTCTGCGTACCCGGGCCGTTCGCGACGGCGACGAATGGGTGATCAACGGGTCCAAGATCTGGAATAGTGGTGCTCAGCGCTGCACACACGAATGGTTATGCGTGCGAACCGATCCCGACGCGAAGAAGCACCGTGGCATCTCGGTGATCATGGTGCCCGTCGACACTCCCGGCGTCGAGGTCCGACCTTTGTACGCGTGGTCGGGCTACCGCACCAACGAGACGTTTTTCCGCGACGTGCGGGTACCGGCCGGCAACCTTATCGGTGAGGTGAACAAAGGCTGGACCTACATCACCGGTGCGCTGGACCTGGAGCGTGGAGCGTTGACCAACGCGGGCGATCTGCGACGGGCACTCGACGAGTTGGTGTCGCTGGCGGGTCGCCCGCTTCGCGACGGATCGGTACCGGTCCACCAACCCGCCTTCCGTCGCCGCCTGGCCCAGGCCGAGGCCGACGTCGAAGCCGCCAAGCTGATGGGGTACGAGGCGGCGTCCCTGCTCGACAGCGGACGAATACCTTCGATCGAGGTGAGCGTGGAGAAGATCTTCACCAGCGAACTGCGGCAGCGCATCGCGGATCTGGCGCTCGATCTGCTCGGACCGGACGGGCTGCTGGCACACCGCAGCGCCGCCGCGCCGCTGGGTGGGTTCTTCGAGCGCCTCTACCGGGTGTCGCCACTGATGCGCTTCGGTGGTGGCGCCAACGAGGTGCTGCGGGATGTGATCGCCCAGCGTGGCTACGGCATGCCGTCCTACGGCCGGTGA
- a CDS encoding FUSC family protein — protein MTERYQRARTWTVGSDPGLLRLRLAIRTTIALACSLLAMYVLTSAVHQPLTVALLGAVITMIAARSVNEPDPRQQRITMALLPLPAALSITAAALLTPYQWVSDVVFVVVVFLAVYVRRFGARGRALGMVAFMAYFFNLFLRAGVHELPWMILAVLVGTLCTFVMTTYLLPDRPERVLRATIRSLRARMAIVVDTTADVVRSGRLDERRRRRLRVRIARLNETALMVQDQIEDKANPAALWLGPGGDQLAPWLYDAELAVEWVAIAGIRAASEESEIPAATRAELAAALTELAWAIGVPNSAGLGRAADQAQGILDRQPTPPCEPHHAAVRRLALAVISAATATSEVREQIEHAVADGATAREPDDDAPGDQSEPDEPRPGLLPTTRQAIQASVAASLAIVTGDLVSPARWYWAVIAAFVVFAGTNTWGDTLTKGWQRLLGTVLGVPCGILVATLVAGDRTASLVMIFVCLFCAFYFMQLTQSLMAFWITTMLALLYGLLGQFSFDVLLVRIEETAIGAVIGCAVAILVLPTNIGTVLRQDTRDFLAELSALIATSIATMFNHDLPESPTEQARQLDRKLQQVRATAKPLLAGVAGFAGRRSIQRRLRLFRACDRYARILARRSEQYRNPDCPQELAIAVTAAADQIRRNIDSLVATLDGEHAASVVSAADALDAAEALARQHDSTFTPAAPGPDTQRHPSVLHPLRQIDRAIVASASHLDSDVGLKIPAPQQN, from the coding sequence ATGACCGAGCGCTACCAGCGCGCCCGCACGTGGACGGTGGGTTCCGACCCGGGCCTGTTGCGGCTGCGCCTGGCCATTCGCACGACTATCGCGTTGGCCTGCTCCCTGCTGGCTATGTATGTGCTCACCAGCGCGGTGCACCAACCGCTGACCGTCGCGCTGCTGGGCGCGGTGATCACGATGATCGCAGCCCGGTCGGTCAACGAGCCCGACCCCCGCCAACAACGGATCACGATGGCGTTGTTGCCGTTGCCGGCGGCCCTGTCCATCACTGCTGCCGCGCTGCTCACGCCGTATCAATGGGTCAGCGACGTGGTGTTCGTGGTCGTCGTGTTCCTCGCCGTCTATGTCCGGCGGTTCGGTGCCCGCGGCCGGGCACTCGGCATGGTCGCGTTCATGGCCTATTTCTTCAACCTGTTCCTGAGGGCCGGCGTGCACGAGCTGCCGTGGATGATCCTCGCCGTCCTGGTAGGCACCCTCTGTACCTTCGTCATGACCACTTACCTGCTGCCCGATCGCCCAGAACGGGTGCTGCGAGCCACCATTCGCTCCCTGCGAGCGCGTATGGCGATCGTTGTCGACACCACCGCCGACGTCGTGCGCAGCGGACGTCTCGACGAACGGCGTCGCCGGCGACTGCGGGTGCGGATCGCCCGCCTCAACGAGACGGCGCTGATGGTGCAGGACCAGATCGAGGACAAGGCCAACCCCGCGGCACTGTGGCTCGGGCCGGGAGGCGATCAGTTGGCGCCGTGGCTGTATGACGCCGAACTTGCCGTGGAATGGGTCGCGATCGCTGGTATCCGTGCGGCATCGGAGGAATCCGAGATCCCGGCGGCCACGCGCGCCGAACTGGCCGCCGCGCTGACCGAACTCGCCTGGGCCATCGGGGTTCCGAATTCGGCGGGGCTGGGCCGTGCGGCCGATCAGGCGCAGGGCATTCTGGACCGTCAGCCCACGCCGCCCTGCGAACCCCACCATGCGGCGGTGCGCCGCCTTGCCCTGGCGGTAATCTCGGCAGCCACAGCGACGTCGGAGGTCCGCGAGCAGATCGAGCACGCCGTCGCCGACGGCGCGACGGCGCGGGAGCCCGACGACGACGCCCCGGGTGACCAGAGCGAACCCGACGAGCCCCGGCCTGGACTGCTCCCGACCACCCGGCAGGCCATCCAGGCGTCCGTCGCGGCGTCGCTGGCGATCGTCACCGGCGACCTGGTCTCACCGGCGCGCTGGTACTGGGCGGTGATCGCCGCGTTCGTGGTGTTCGCCGGCACCAACACCTGGGGCGATACCCTCACCAAGGGCTGGCAGCGACTGCTGGGCACCGTGCTTGGCGTACCGTGCGGCATCCTGGTCGCCACGCTCGTCGCCGGTGACCGCACCGCCTCGCTGGTGATGATCTTCGTCTGTCTGTTCTGCGCCTTCTATTTCATGCAGCTGACCCAGAGCCTGATGGCCTTCTGGATCACCACGATGCTCGCGCTGCTGTATGGGCTTCTCGGCCAGTTCAGTTTCGACGTGCTGCTGGTCCGGATCGAGGAGACCGCCATCGGCGCGGTGATCGGTTGTGCCGTCGCAATCCTGGTGCTGCCCACCAACATCGGCACCGTGCTGCGCCAGGACACCCGCGATTTTCTGGCCGAACTGTCCGCTCTGATCGCGACGTCCATCGCGACCATGTTCAATCACGACCTACCCGAAAGCCCGACCGAGCAGGCCCGCCAGCTCGATCGCAAGCTGCAACAGGTACGGGCGACCGCCAAGCCGTTGTTGGCCGGCGTCGCGGGATTCGCCGGCCGCCGCAGCATCCAGCGCCGGCTGAGACTGTTCCGTGCCTGCGACCGCTACGCCCGCATCCTGGCCCGGCGCAGCGAGCAGTACCGCAATCCGGACTGCCCGCAGGAACTGGCCATCGCGGTCACGGCTGCCGCCGATCAGATTCGGCGCAATATCGATTCGCTGGTGGCCACGCTCGACGGCGAGCACGCCGCTTCGGTCGTCTCGGCGGCCGATGCCCTGGACGCCGCCGAGGCGCTGGCGCGGCAGCATGACAGCACCTTCACCCCGGCGGCGCCCGGACCCGATACACAACGGCACCCCTCGGTGCTTCATCCGTTGCGTCAGATCGACCGGGCCATCGTTGCCTCCGCCAGCCACCTGGACAGCGACGTCGGCCTCAAAATCCCCGCCCCGCAACAGAACTGA
- a CDS encoding cytochrome P450 has protein sequence MAAPDLPPGFDFTDPDIYAQRLPVQELAELRATAPIWWNEQPIDQGGFGDGGYWVVSKHRDVREISLRSDIFSSAEKSVVPRYPQEAAQAQIELGRASMIMMDDPEHSRLRKIVARGFTPRAVERLRADLAERARQIAARAAAQGSGDFVRQVACELPLQAIAGLLGVPAEDRDKLFDWSNQMIGADDPEFADHDSLTSAAEMIWYAMQLAERRAAEPGDDIVTTMIRADPDGHRLTEAEFGMFVVTLAIAGNETTRNSITQGMMAFTDFPEQWELFKADRPSTTADEIIRWATPITAFQRTALADTELGGVAIKKGQRLVMFYRSANFDEDVFENPYRFDILRSPNPHVGFGGTGAHYCIGANLARMTIDLMFNAIADTMPDLESAGNPERLRSPFITGIKHWPVEYRSGRDNQPKCER, from the coding sequence ATGGCCGCCCCAGACCTGCCGCCGGGATTCGATTTCACCGACCCTGACATCTACGCGCAACGATTGCCGGTTCAAGAGTTGGCCGAACTGCGCGCCACAGCTCCGATCTGGTGGAATGAGCAGCCCATCGATCAGGGTGGCTTCGGAGACGGCGGCTACTGGGTGGTGAGCAAGCACCGCGACGTTCGCGAGATCTCGCTGCGCAGCGACATCTTCTCCTCGGCCGAGAAGTCGGTGGTGCCGCGCTACCCGCAAGAAGCGGCGCAGGCCCAGATCGAGCTCGGGCGGGCATCGATGATCATGATGGACGATCCCGAGCACAGCCGCCTGCGCAAGATCGTCGCGCGCGGATTCACACCCCGCGCTGTCGAACGGTTGCGCGCCGACCTTGCCGAGCGTGCCCGCCAGATCGCCGCGCGGGCCGCTGCCCAGGGTTCGGGTGACTTCGTCAGGCAGGTGGCCTGCGAGCTACCGCTGCAGGCGATCGCCGGTTTGCTCGGGGTGCCGGCCGAGGACCGCGACAAGCTGTTCGACTGGTCCAATCAGATGATCGGCGCCGACGACCCGGAATTCGCGGACCACGATTCGCTGACCTCGGCAGCCGAAATGATTTGGTATGCAATGCAATTAGCGGAGCGCAGGGCCGCAGAGCCCGGCGACGACATCGTGACGACGATGATCCGGGCCGACCCCGACGGCCATCGGCTAACCGAGGCGGAGTTCGGGATGTTCGTGGTCACGCTGGCCATCGCCGGTAACGAGACGACCCGAAATTCGATCACGCAGGGCATGATGGCATTCACCGACTTCCCCGAGCAGTGGGAGCTGTTCAAAGCCGACCGCCCCTCCACCACCGCCGACGAGATCATCCGCTGGGCCACGCCGATCACCGCGTTCCAGCGAACCGCCCTGGCGGACACCGAACTGGGTGGGGTGGCCATCAAGAAGGGCCAGCGGTTGGTCATGTTCTACCGGTCGGCCAACTTCGACGAGGACGTGTTCGAGAACCCTTACCGGTTCGACATCCTGCGCAGCCCGAACCCACATGTCGGTTTCGGCGGTACCGGAGCGCACTACTGCATCGGCGCCAACCTGGCGCGCATGACGATCGACCTGATGTTCAATGCGATCGCCGACACCATGCCCGATCTGGAGTCGGCCGGGAATCCCGAGCGACTGCGGTCGCCGTTCATCACCGGTATCAAGCACTGGCCGGTCGAGTACCGGAGCGGCCGAGACAACCAGCCAAAATGCGAAAGATAA
- a CDS encoding MaoC family dehydratase N-terminal domain-containing protein, with protein sequence MDSLIDPESAARVGTVVAAATGEVNKRDWQRWAAAVDDHNPLWFDTGYARAHGYRDVICPPLFLQYAILGVTSLGDLRPDGSSGAVTGSLAFPRAPRRMAGGENTTFHGPAYHRDEIEMVRTIDSIVEKDGRSGRFVLVTWRGEYRNQHRELIAEATMSMIARPA encoded by the coding sequence ATGGACAGCCTGATTGACCCGGAATCCGCAGCGCGGGTCGGCACCGTGGTGGCGGCCGCGACCGGTGAGGTGAACAAGCGGGACTGGCAGCGCTGGGCCGCCGCCGTCGATGATCACAACCCGCTGTGGTTCGATACCGGCTACGCGCGAGCGCACGGGTACCGCGACGTCATCTGTCCGCCCTTGTTTCTGCAGTACGCCATCCTCGGCGTGACTTCCTTGGGTGACCTTCGGCCCGACGGATCGTCCGGTGCCGTCACCGGCAGCCTGGCGTTTCCGCGTGCCCCGCGACGGATGGCCGGCGGGGAGAACACGACTTTTCACGGGCCGGCCTACCATCGCGACGAGATCGAAATGGTACGCACCATCGACTCGATCGTCGAAAAAGATGGCCGGTCAGGCCGATTCGTGTTGGTGACGTGGCGAGGCGAATACCGCAACCAGCACCGCGAACTCATCGCCGAGGCCACCATGTCGATGATCGCCAGGCCCGCATGA
- a CDS encoding MaoC/PaaZ C-terminal domain-containing protein — protein MTGQVYLDDVETGTAIPVLTVTVTETQMFFFSAATYNGHRIHYDKDWARGVEGYDNVLVQGPLQAALLSRSLNDWIGGAGRLVSFSVQNRAIAYPGQELSFGGVVTGKRDLLVDLDIFCRRGDDVLMPGTATVWLPRRNTP, from the coding sequence ATGACCGGGCAGGTATACCTCGACGACGTCGAAACCGGCACTGCGATACCGGTTTTGACCGTCACCGTCACCGAGACGCAGATGTTTTTCTTCAGCGCCGCGACGTACAACGGTCACCGCATCCACTACGACAAAGACTGGGCGCGCGGCGTCGAAGGCTACGACAACGTGCTGGTGCAGGGGCCGTTGCAGGCGGCCTTGTTGTCGCGCTCACTGAACGATTGGATCGGTGGTGCCGGCCGATTGGTGTCGTTCTCGGTGCAGAACCGGGCCATCGCGTATCCCGGTCAGGAATTGAGCTTCGGCGGCGTCGTCACCGGCAAGCGGGACCTGCTGGTAGACCTGGACATCTTCTGCCGGCGTGGTGACGACGTGCTGATGCCGGGCACGGCGACCGTCTGGCTGCCGCGCAGGAACACCCCGTGA
- a CDS encoding GAF and ANTAR domain-containing protein, translating to MRGHDVGSRLSELPEQTLSAERLNMYTMLSRLDELQRNRRTDFGTLLRDIIAITVAAVPGAQYVGLTVFDECGAVQTLATNHRYPSMLNDVQREVGEGPCLSAARERRTVCVDDLVADRRWPRYRDAALQRTAVRSMMSFPLFEEEVASAAFSFYADSPAAFGGESVELGLLYAGHIGLAWNVIRSQQHFRAALASRDVIGQAKGILMERFDISAVAAFTMLRRLSQESNTKLVHIAERVIRLEHPDDAAGEAPSQLRNVSCGERP from the coding sequence GTGAGGGGCCACGACGTCGGCTCGCGGTTATCGGAGCTACCTGAACAGACATTGTCGGCCGAACGACTGAACATGTACACCATGCTCAGCAGGCTCGACGAGCTACAACGCAACCGCAGGACGGACTTCGGGACGCTGCTGCGCGACATCATCGCGATCACGGTGGCTGCGGTCCCGGGGGCCCAGTACGTTGGCCTCACCGTCTTCGACGAATGCGGGGCGGTCCAGACCTTGGCGACCAACCATCGCTACCCGTCCATGTTGAACGACGTGCAGCGCGAGGTCGGTGAGGGTCCGTGTCTGTCGGCGGCCCGGGAGCGGCGCACCGTCTGCGTCGACGACCTGGTCGCCGATCGGCGCTGGCCGCGCTACCGCGATGCGGCGCTGCAACGGACCGCCGTCCGCTCCATGATGTCGTTTCCGCTGTTCGAGGAGGAGGTTGCCTCGGCCGCGTTCAGCTTCTACGCCGACTCCCCAGCAGCATTCGGCGGGGAATCGGTCGAGCTGGGACTCTTATATGCAGGGCATATCGGCTTGGCGTGGAACGTGATTCGCAGTCAGCAGCACTTTCGCGCAGCGCTGGCCAGCCGCGACGTGATCGGCCAGGCCAAAGGCATCCTGATGGAACGCTTCGACATCAGCGCCGTGGCCGCGTTCACCATGCTGCGCCGGCTGTCTCAGGAATCGAACACCAAACTCGTGCACATCGCCGAGAGGGTGATACGACTCGAGCACCCCGACGACGCGGCCGGTGAAGCGCCTTCTCAGTTGCGCAATGTGTCGTGCGGAGAGCGTCCGTAG